TTCATATTAAAAACTCTTGCAACTCCATCGTATCTATGTAAAGATCAATATATTACAAGACTACTATACTTTACTCATTTTCAGAGATACAATATATTATTTAATGATTTTATTTAGATCTTATATAGATATTTGAGGTGAAGATATGACTAATAAAGCAATCATTTTAGGATGCAATTATTATATAGGTTTAAGCACAATACGTTGCTTAGGTGTTCATGGCATACATACAGTTGCAGTAGATTATTCAGAAAAAGGTGCTTATGGTGCTAAATCCAAACATTGCTCGGAAAGGTTAATTGCTCCACACTATAAAAAAGAAACAAAAAAATTCATTCGATTCTTAATTAATTATGCTCGTGAACAAAACAGTCCACCCGTTCTTATCCCTTGTCATGATTCCTACGTTGAAATCATTGACGAACATTTAGAGGAGCTTAAAAAGTGTTACCTTATTCCACAAACTGAAGCAGGACTTTATTCGAAACTTATGAATAAAGAAACGCTGCATCAAATTGCACAAGATAAAGGTGTGAAAGTTCCTGAGACAGTGAGAGTGAATGAGGAAAACTTTATGGATAAGGTCGAGAATATCATTAAATACCCTTGTTTAGTGAAACCAGTTGATTCCCCTACTTTTGTAGCAAAGTTTAGAAAAAAGTTATTTAAAGTCCATAATAAAGAAGAATTAGAAGCATCCCTTGATAGAGCAAAAAATGCAAACTTAGAAGTCATCGTGCAAAGAATCATCCCTGGTTTTGACGACCACATGTATACGTATGATGCGTATTTAAACCAAGATTCAAAAGTAACTCACTGGTTAACTTGTCAGAAATACCGTCAATATCCAATCAATTTTGGCGCTTCAGTTTACACAGGGCAGAAATATGTGCCAGAGCTTCATGAAATTGGAACTAAGTTTTTTGAAGAGATTGGATATAAAGGGTTTGCTGAAATCGAGTTTAAGAAAGATGCTGAAACCGGACAATACTATTTAATCGAAATCAACGTTCGAATCACAAATATAAATCAATTGTTATACAAAGTCGGCGTGAATATTCCTCACATCACTTATCAAGATCTTACTGGATCACCTGTTACCCCTAAAGCGATCGAAGTAGATACTGATGTACGATTTTGGTGTGGGTATGAAGACATGTATGCTATAAGAGATTATATAAGAACTAAACAACTGTCCTTCAAAAGCATTTTAAAATCTTTGTTGTTTAAACCTAAGGCATATGCCATATGGGATTGGAAAGATCCTATTCCTGCATTCTCCAATGCTGGTATGATCACATCAAAAATATTCAAACGTTTACTTCACTCTAAAAAATAAATCATTTAAACTTTGATCTAAGATATGGAGTTGGTCTTATGCTATTATCCTCAGTACTTCAAGACCTTAATTATGTTAAAATTAAGGGAAATACCGATATAGAAATTAACGCTATCGCTTACGACTCTAGAGAAGTGATAGAAAATAGTATATTTGTAGCTATTTCTGGATTCGAAGTGGACGGTCATATCTTTATTCAAAAAGCAATTGATATGGGAGCAACCGCAATTATTGTTGAAAAAGATATGCAAATTAAAGGGAATATCACTGTATTAAAAGTGGAAAACTCTAGAACAGCATTAGCTAGAATATCATCAAACTTTTATCATCGTCCAACTGAAAAACTAAATATTGTAGGGATTACTGGTACGAATGGCAAAACCTCAATCTCCTACTTTTTAAAATCTATATTTGAACATGCAGGGCGTTCTGTGGGCCTAATTGGAACGATTGGAACTATGATCAATAATAAAGTTGAAAAAAATAAAAATACGACACCAGAATCACTGAATTTACAGCAAATCTTCTCTAAAATGATAAAATCAGAAACAGATCATTGCATTATGGAAGTATCATCACATGCTTTAAATTTAAATCGAGTGGCTTACAGTCATTTTAATACTGCTATTTTTACAAATCTATCCCCAGATCATCTAGAATTGCATCATGATATGGAAGAATATTATCAAGCGAAAGCAAAATTATTCGAGCTTGCCAAAGAATATAATATCATCAATATAGATGATGAATACGGTAAAAGATTAATCCAAAAAGTACAAAAGTATGATGCGAAGTTACTTACTTATGGTTTAGAGAATGACGCTGATATTTATGCTTCAAATATCAAGTATTCAGCAAATGGCTCAACCTATTTGGTACATACCCCTAAAGGCAGCATTGAAATCACAGTGAACTTACCCGGGGTCATTTATGTGTATAATAGTTTAGCCGCTATCGCTTGTGCTTACAGTAATGAATTACCTTTAGAAATGATTAAAGAAGGTATTCAGAAACTAGAAGGAATTAAAGGTAGATTTGAAATTGCATATCAAAAAAATAATTATAAAATTGTGATTGATTTTGCCCATACTGAAGATGCATTAAAAAATGCAATACTTACTTTAAAACAACATGCTAAGGGTAGAATCATCGTTGTGTTTGGAGTATATGCAGATGCTGGAGAATCAGGTACTGATAAAAGAAGATCAATGGGAAAAGTCGCTGCAAAATATGCAGACTTCTCTATTGTTACATCAGACAACCCTAAGGATCAGGATCCTGATTTAATCATCCAAGAAATTGTCCAAGCCATTGAAGAAGAAAGTGGAACAGATACTTATGATGCAGTAGTTGATCGAAAAGAAGCCATAAAATATGCTATCGATATCAGTGAAAAAGACGACATTATTTTGATTGCTGGAAAGGGACATGAAACAACTCAAGTAATAGGAAAAACTGAAATACCTTTTAATGAGGCTGAGATCGTAGAAGAAGTTCTGAGAAGTAAGAATCGATTATTAGAAATATAACTACCCCGTAACCAAGATCGTAGCGATATATTTAGATTTAAAAACAACGAAAGGTGATTACTCTATGTGTGGTTTTGTTGGCTTTGCAGATACAAGTTTACCTATTGATAAAACAAAAACAATCCAGGATATGATGAATACTATTGTTCATAGAGGCCCTGACAGTGGCGGGGTCTTTTCTGATGAAAAAGTGACCTTTGGATTCAGGCGTTTGATGATCATAGATTTGGTGGAAGAAGGAAATCAGCCTATGTACAATGAAGATGAGAGCTGTATTCTTATCTTTAACGGCGAAATTTATAATTATCAAGAGTTACGTGATGATCTCATCAAAAAAGGACATGAATTTATTAGTAAAACAGATAGTGAGGTTATTCTTCATGGTTATGAAGAATATGGCGTTGATATTTTACAGAAATTAAGAGGCATGTTTGCATTTGCTATTTGGGATTCCAAAAAAGAAACAATGTTCCTAGCAAGAGATTTTTTTGGGATCAAACCTTTGTATTATACTCAAAATACATCAGATCATTCCTTTATATTTGGCTCAGAAATTAAATCCATTTTAAAACATCCAAGTTATAAAAAGGAAATGAATAAGGATGCTCTAAAACCTTATCTTACCTTCCAATATTCTGTTATGGATGAAACATTTTTCAAAGGGATAT
The window above is part of the Chengkuizengella sp. SCS-71B genome. Proteins encoded here:
- a CDS encoding UDP-N-acetylmuramoyl-L-alanyl-D-glutamate--2,6-diaminopimelate ligase, which produces MLLSSVLQDLNYVKIKGNTDIEINAIAYDSREVIENSIFVAISGFEVDGHIFIQKAIDMGATAIIVEKDMQIKGNITVLKVENSRTALARISSNFYHRPTEKLNIVGITGTNGKTSISYFLKSIFEHAGRSVGLIGTIGTMINNKVEKNKNTTPESLNLQQIFSKMIKSETDHCIMEVSSHALNLNRVAYSHFNTAIFTNLSPDHLELHHDMEEYYQAKAKLFELAKEYNIINIDDEYGKRLIQKVQKYDAKLLTYGLENDADIYASNIKYSANGSTYLVHTPKGSIEITVNLPGVIYVYNSLAAIACAYSNELPLEMIKEGIQKLEGIKGRFEIAYQKNNYKIVIDFAHTEDALKNAILTLKQHAKGRIIVVFGVYADAGESGTDKRRSMGKVAAKYADFSIVTSDNPKDQDPDLIIQEIVQAIEEESGTDTYDAVVDRKEAIKYAIDISEKDDIILIAGKGHETTQVIGKTEIPFNEAEIVEEVLRSKNRLLEI
- a CDS encoding carboxylate--amine ligase encodes the protein MTNKAIILGCNYYIGLSTIRCLGVHGIHTVAVDYSEKGAYGAKSKHCSERLIAPHYKKETKKFIRFLINYAREQNSPPVLIPCHDSYVEIIDEHLEELKKCYLIPQTEAGLYSKLMNKETLHQIAQDKGVKVPETVRVNEENFMDKVENIIKYPCLVKPVDSPTFVAKFRKKLFKVHNKEELEASLDRAKNANLEVIVQRIIPGFDDHMYTYDAYLNQDSKVTHWLTCQKYRQYPINFGASVYTGQKYVPELHEIGTKFFEEIGYKGFAEIEFKKDAETGQYYLIEINVRITNINQLLYKVGVNIPHITYQDLTGSPVTPKAIEVDTDVRFWCGYEDMYAIRDYIRTKQLSFKSILKSLLFKPKAYAIWDWKDPIPAFSNAGMITSKIFKRLLHSKK